The window AGGTCTATgaagagcaccacataatctggtactacaggTGGGAAGTTGCCcgtaggactatgtcctggctgctCAGTTGGTTCAGGTACCTTCATTAGTAGTGTGGTTTGGCGACATTATGTCGGGGTAGATTGAGGATTGATAGGAAcgtccatgtacaaaaatttcaacctgcgtgtaagatacacaaaggggcagtgttgagttgtttactttttactcacctagtggttgaaaaagtagcCACGTGAGGTAGGGCTCAACGCTAGCTTATCACGTAACGCACTTCGACCCAGAATGTTCTGAATATTGCTGATGTTGAGAATCGGCTGAATAACATGTGTTTTAGATCTTTAGACCAATAATCTAAAGAGTGTTTGGACCAATAGAGTTTTAAACCCAGAAAGTTTGGAATATCGCAGAATGTTAACATGTGTTTTAGATTTCCAGACCAATAATCCTACATCTAGATTGTTCAGGCCAATAGAATATAAAACCCATAAAGGTCTAAATATTGTTGAATGACATGTGTTTTAGATTTCCAGACCAACAATCTTacatgtagaatttaaaaaccTGAATGGTCTGAATAGCGCTGAATCCTAATCTGGCCTTAGAACTTATCCATCACTATTCCAGATATGGTGTCATTATGATTAAAAGACCACCTTTTTGGtcatatttaagatattattAAGCGTTTTACAAATTGTATATCCTCCAAAAGACTAATCTTTCGATCTTCTTCCAACTTCGAGATTTCTTAACTCAAAGTTAGAAAGAACTATTACTATCCAAAAAATATATCTCagcaaattgaaaaaatttttaaataacaagaaaacaatATCTGGAAAATTGAAGCAAGTATAACAGAGGTTATTTTAAAGTCCACAAATTGGACTTTTCAGATGGCATAACAAATGTTTTCGGGCTGTCAAACTTGATGTAATGGAGAAATTCGTATTTTCGGGGTCAGGTCAATCCTTTAATCTCTAGGTTAACAATTTGTTAGCCAATGTTACATAGGAGACATGGCCTTATATGGAAGACAGGTCCTTATGTGAGAGACAGGTCCTTATGTGATTTTCCGAAGTAATCTCTAGGTCACattgaaattttacttaataccAACATAAATACATTACCGATTAGTTGATTAACTCTTCTTTCGGGTTTAAGGGTTAGTCATGAAccgatttttgaaaattatgaaCTATATTAATGTAGGTCATTTACAGAGAGTATAAATGGACCGACTTTTTATCAAGTATCTTAATTACATTTAGATTAAGGATTCGATTTAGTCTACGAGGCTAAAACCAGAGGATCGGTAGAAAGTTTTGAACCCTAAGGTGTATGTATATCAAAAACGTTGTTCTGCATATTTTATCCGGTGAATTCACCGGTCTGGTGGTAATATATGAAAATCGTTCTTCTggatattcatatttttattagaagGAAATATTCAGCTCAAAtcgtttaaacaatttttttttaatttttcccattttttacAGGCAATCCATTTAGGTTTACTCCTAAGTACCTTTATTTTCTCCATGGCCAGTGCTAAATACGatagtttaatatttatggCATTAGCGGGTGCAGCTCTAGTTTGGACCACAGTGGTATCACACAACTACTTTCACAAACGTGACAACTGGCAAATGTATGCTTTCAATTTAAGTATGATGAATTTTACAGCGTGGCGTATATCCCATTCTCTATCACATCACATCTATCCAAATTCATATATTGATCTGGAACTATCAATGTTTGAACCACTTTTGTGTTGGGTACCAAGTCcacatataaaaagtaaaatgatgCGCTATGTATCGTGGGTAACTGAGCCGTTTGCCTATATGATTGCATTTTTCCTGCAACTACTAACAAGGTTCGTATTTTAATTACGAAACTTCAGAAATATTATCAGAATAACTTTGttctttttgtataatttcagaattttttattCCCTACGTAAGACGAATATTATGTACTGGCATGATTTAATCTGTCTTTCTTTGCCTCTATCCATGTATTTATGTTCGAATTATTCCATTTTCTGGTGTTTGCGTCAATGGATCTTTATAACAGCCATAGCTAGTTTTTCTTTCTGTGTTATTGGCTTAAATGCCGCCCATCATGATCCGGAAATATTCCATGAAGGTGATGCCAATCGTGAAGATCGTGATTGGGGTCTTTATCAAGTCGATACTATAATCGATCGTGGCGATCTTAAAGGTTCTCAGTTCTTGGTCTTGACCCACTTTGGTGATCATGTTCTGCATCATTTATTCCCTACATTAGATCATGGCATTTTGCCTCAATTGTATCCTGTACTTTACGAAACATTGGAGGAATTTAAATGTGAACTAAGAGAAATTAATCATTTGGAACATATTATTGGTCAACACAAACAGTTACTGAGAATTGAAACTAATCCTAAACCTCCGGGTTCTAAAtagatttgaaaaaatttctttgataagttaattaaatttaggttttaaaaataataaatattataaaaatgtggTCTCATCTATTTTTTCTGCGGGGATCAGCTAAAGGATACACCTTTCCATGTGTTGCTAATCCTATTGAAGCATTTTTTGATATCATAACTTGTGTTATAGTTAGGTAAAcattatatttctgtttctgggtcttcagtATAGAACCTCAGACCCACTTTTTACCGCTtcaccaagacattctatctgggatcagatCATATTCTGTGTCTGATATACGATGAACGCATTGCACGTCTTATATCCAATCTGCATGTACTCTAAACTCCCTGTggtagtttgatattacactttgGTTCCAAAGCAGTCATCCATTTTTATAGCCAAATCGTCATATTAGAACTAAGACCCTATTTCACACTATAGTCTTCCTACATATCGACCAGCACTggtgtgccttgttgatcctatcctctatgtggtgtttccattttaaattttggtattacacctaagtacttaactttgtttGTCACCGTTATCTTCTTGTCTAggaaggttttaagtaggaaggacgtaagacttatctgGTTCTGGTATAAATATGAACCTTGGATCTTGTAATTTAAATGGGTTATATGTCAATTCTAAGAATGCAGTGAATATCTGTGACAGATGTAGGGAAACTGCCGAAAAAATGTCACCtggccctgcagctttataaGAAGCAAAGCTCTTGATTGCTCCCTTAACCATGCTCAGTTGGTTACTACAGTTTGAGAAGAGTTATTTGTAAAGAATTTGGAGTGTTTTGGAATGACATAATAGTTGTTTAAACTACTTGACCTACTCTCGGCTTAAGTCTAGAAGCTAATCCGGATCGGATGATACAATGTCATTCTTCTTACAATATTGTAGCTCTGCATACTATGAATCTTTatatattaatgttatttattggtttccATGCCTTTGGAAAAGAGTTAGCTGATACCTAAACATCAACTCGCCAAAGGATTACTTCTATTGTGACCGAAAATAACTTGCGGGCTTGCAAAGTGAGTCGGAACTAATCAGAAGCGGGGCTTATAAAagattcttttagaaaaatcgCGTGTAGGGTAACATTTTCTTCcgacgaatgtatcatttatgatcagaaaatgagctCTAAAACGACCAGTATTTAGACTCATAAATTACTCAAAATAGATGCAAAAATCAGAAGTGGGACTCATAAAAGAGTCTTTTAGGATATTCGCGGGTAGGGTACCATTTTCTCCATACAAATGTGATCAGAAAATGAGTGCATTAAggatcattttaatttttgcagaagagtcataaatgactcgaatgtgatcaacattttcaaaaaattctagcTGAGTAGCAAGCTGACATGTACATATCTTTATCAAGATCAATATCAATGTCCGGGTAGTCTGCAATTTAATTTCTCCTATTGTCCTCATGCACTAGAACCCGTATTGTTGCGACTGTGAAATGTCAGATTTGAGATCAAATTGGAAGATATTTTAAACTTATCGAGGCAAAGTCCCATATTTTGGTGTAGACTGTTATCGCACTATCCCGAAGCTCAGTTCATGCACCCCAGTTATGTCTTGTCGGTATTTGGTTTcgaaaagttctttaaaatgtttattgcgTAATTTTCCTATTGTTGGTATTCTAACAtctggttaaaaaaaaaacaaaattataattatctGAAGAAATCTATCACTTGAAGTTCTGAAGGGTTATCAATCTTGTATTTTCAGATCTAGTCTAACTACTCATATTTTagttctatttatttaaaagaaattatagtcggacctgtttcaaaaagtaaaatgtgatttagtttataaaacatttgagttgaattataccttgcctcagctatatttaagccatttattgttgaataaaactgtggacattaaagtcaaattttgaaggtgggtttttataggggctagggtcaaatgagaccctatAATTCAAGAGTTCAAGAGGGTCATAAAGACTAGTATATAACTTAGTTTTGCTGcttcaaattttgaagggggcttttttgTTCGTtaatggttagtgttctagtcaggcagaccggaggtggtgggttcgattcccacccgtgtcACGAGTTAAAGAGCACACAACAGGCCCAATAGAGTCCTAAATGTATTTCTTCGggtttgatgtgtatacatcctcctttcaaactaacgaactaactacaaacttcagcacaaacccaatataccctccaccacttAATATctcaattttcttttgttaccTATTCGTATTTCATAGTTTTAATTGAAAGACTTTAtatagttgttttttaattgatttacatttattttgttccttttttgtATACTTGTtcctttcttttaatttattttatattttaaatattatcattattatgtatatttttaaattatttaaatttaaatgttttgattaattaaaaaaataacataaacataAGCGCCATAAGATGAGGGTGTTTATTAgtttgtttgtgtttgtgtCTCTGTGTTGTTGTAATGTTGAGTGAGTGAGTGATTGATTGATTGAGTCAGTGtaaaagagagaaagagaatgGGTAGAAATAGAAGTAAAATGTGCAAAAGTTGTTTATTGATTAAACTGTATGGAGTCCTTTTGTATGAATGCATGTGTTCGTTCTCCAATATCAGTCAAATATCAATGTGTATGTGTGAGTGTAAAGTGtgcattttacaataaatacataaataaataacatttcttttggttttattttgttttgtttttttttttaaatattcttatttattgAAGATGTGTAGTaaatgtgtgttttgttttattataaatttctcttttttcgactttcgacACAGACAACTAGACAACTAGATTTAAACCtaaacgtacatatgtatggatAGTATTAAGTTTTATGACGGGGCTTAAGTCATGTTTttcataatacaaaaaattattataattttatatatatatatataaaaaaattaaacatttttcttgtgtttttttttaatttttcatttacaacAATATGAGTAAAGGTTGTGTGTTCTGATGTCAGAGAGCATGTATGGCGAAAGTTACTACACTAGGAAAATTCATTCTTTCTTCTTTCCACTTTtcatcattatttttgttttgtccttGTTAGGCTTCTTATGTTggtattttacaaaatacatttaGTTGGATACTATCTCTAGTattagtatatatattatttttggtttttgagtttttgttgttgtgataTTTATGCCTAAGTGCATTCTTATCCTCCCGTCGTTCGATTGTTTatagttgttgatgttttttttttaataaattttttaaattgttttttatttctttttttaattagaaaaacaaaaagtgttgtaaaatatttataaattaaagtaaaataaaataattatgaaatagtattaataaaataaattaaaatgttttaatggcATTTAGAAATCTTCGGGAGCAAGGTCGAATCTTGGTGGGAAAGCCATACCGTCCAATTGTGGCCGCACGGACATAGCACGGGGCTGTAGAGGGGAAGAGAGACAAAacgaatttattaaatataaatatatttcaacacAAGGTTAAAAAGAATGAAGCATGCATGATTAAACAAACAATGAGAGAAAGAgagataaatgaaaaaaaaatacatcaccaagagaacaacaataacaacaagataTTACTGAATACTTTACAATACAAAACTCAAAATGAGAGGAATATTGTATAGAGAAAGGGAAAGAGAAATAAATTTCTCCTCGAATGATCGAGTTTTGGAAAGTGAAATGACAGGATcatgaatttgtattttttgtttctttaaacttCTCATAACAGAAAAATGAGAATGAAAGACAAGGTGGTGAGAGGAAAACAAACAACTCAACACGTTACAAGTGCAAGTAATGATAATTcaatgtatatgtatgcatcatatatgtgtgtgtattcaTTCAATGATTTGACACGCAACATTGGCTGTTTTCTTTTGGGTTCGGGATTTGCAGGATTTGAGAAAAATGGGCCTCTTGGCCACTTCGAAACTTACAAATGTAATGAAAGATTGTTTACTGGTCCAGCACACTTTTGCGACCACCTTTAGACGCTGCCGGCTATTGTTGttgtacacacacacatacatatacaattattatagtagtagtaattgttgttgtagtagtagtatagttgtaataataataaaattatcatattATATCGTTATAAAAAAAGCAGAGATATTTCTAATTCAGCTCGATTTCTACTGATCTGACTATgacactttttgtttttttttaattgcgaTGAGATTGATGCTTTTGGTGATGAAATAGTTTGGGTTTTGTAAGctggttgtttatttttttttattttttttaaatatatttttttttcgatttggtttaaagtaataaattgaATGTTGAATGTTGCATTTCTTTTGTTGAAAAAGAGATGCATAAAGCTTTTACTTATGATCTAgtttctctttttgtttttttttctaattgaaTCTCTATGTGGACCGTGTGAATCATTTACAGTGCCATTTTGCGTAATTTAAATCTGGATGTGGTAATAATTGCAAgagattttgttttgaaatagaaTAATAAAGAGAAAATGATCGTTATTATTTGGCAAATGGTTGGCAGTTGATAAAAAAGCATTCGAATTTAGAGATGGATGATTTTGGTTTGGACACTTACCGCGGGGCTGGCACCACGACCAACGGAACCGGCACGTCCCTTGGCACGGAATTTGCTGATGGCTTGTTCAGCCAAATCGGCACGTTCTTCGGCTTCTTCAAGTTCTTGTTGGGCTTTGCGGAATTTGGCCAAGTTGAGGGCGGCGATTTCTTCGGCTTCTTCGATTTGCCTCTTGTATGTCTTGATCTTTTGTTGGAGTTTGTCAACCAAGTCTTGCATACGTTCGTGGTTCTTGCGATCTTCTTCGGATTGGAAGCTCAATTCCTTAACGCGACGTTCGGATTTGCGGAGGTTCTTTTGGGCATCGGCGTGTCTTCTTTGTTCACCATCCAATTCGTTCTCCAATTCGCGGACACGTTGTTCCAATTTTTGGATAGCCTTCTTGCCACCCTTGAGGGCGTTGGCTTCAGCTTCATCCAAACGGACTTGCAATTCCTTGATTTGTTGTTCAAGGGCCTTTCTGAGTTTCTCTTGGGTTTGGGCGTGGTCTTGTTCAGCGCGGAGTTCATCAGCAAGACGGGCAGCATCAACCATAGCCTTCTTGGCCTTCTCTTCGGAGTTCTTGGCTTCGTTCAACAATTCATCCAAATCAGAGTGGAGTGTTTGGAGTTCAGATTCCAATTTCCTCTTGGCAGCGGAGATGGAGGCGTTTTGGGCGGAAACTTCGTTGAGTTGTTCGTGGGCATCGGCCAATTCTTGTTCGGCTTGGCGACGACCGCGATCGGCTTGTTCGAGGAGGGTGCGGGATTCTTCCAATTCGTTTTGGAGGGCGTTGGCACGACGTTCAGAGATACCCAATTGTTCGCGGGCATCATCACGAGCTCTTTGTTCTTCTTCAAGGGCGGTTTGGATGTCCTTGAGTTGTTGTTGGTAGCGTTTGATGTTCTTTTGGGCCTCGGCGTTAGCCTAATTATAATGATATAAATACAAGTATTTAGTAAAATAGTTTCGTAATAAGGACAGCTCTTGTATATATGAGAAGCTTTGTGTGTGTTAAGAAACTTACCTTGTTGGCGTGATCCAAAGCAATTTCCAATTCGTTGATGTCGGCTTCCAACTTCTTCTTCATGCGAAGGGCCTCAGCCTTACCCTTGGCTTCGGCTTCGAGGGAGGCTTGCATGGAGTCGAGAGCACGTTGGTGGTTCTTGCGGGTGTTTTCGAATTCTTCTTCCTTCTCTTGGATGCGGCGATCGATTTCTTGACGAACTTGAGACAATTCCAATTGAGCGCGCAATACCTTGTTTTCTTCTTGTTCCAAAGCAGCTTCAGCTTCTTCGAGGGCGGCTTGGAGTTCATCCTTTTCGGCTTCCAAGCGTTTGCGAGCCTTTTCGATTTCGTGGATGTTGCGGCCACCTTCACCGATTTGGTCGAGCAAGTCCTTAACTTCATCAGCCAAGTTCTTGTTTTCACGACGGACGGCTTCCAATTGTTCTTGGCCTTCTTCGTAGGCACCCTTGAGACGGAACAATTCGGTGGAGTAGTTGCGGCATTCCTTTTGGGAGGCATCAAGTTCAGCAGCCAAATCGTCAACCTTGAGTTTCCATTCGCCAATGATCTTGTCGAAGGCCTTTTGTTTCTTCTCGGCAGCGTTGGCAATAGCGTTGGCACGGTCGACTTCCAATTGCAAGTCTTCGACTTCGGTGGACAAGCGTTGCTTGGTCTTTTCGAGGCCAATGCATTTTTGGTTGAGGGATTCGATGGTTTCCTCGGCTTCGGCCAAGCGAGCTTGCAACTTCCTCTTGGCTTCTTCCAATTCTTCGGAGCGGGCAACACCATCGGATTCGTACTTGCTGCGCCAGATTTGAGCTTCAGCGTTAGCCTTGCTGAGTTGACGTTGCAAATCGGCCTTGCCTTCAGCTTCTTCTTCTACTTGTTCACGGAGGTTATCCAAGTCGTGTTCCAAGTTGCGGAATTTGCCCAAAAGGGTAGCACGTTCACGGGCTTCTTCATCAGCCAAACGCTTGGTATCTTCCAATTGAGTGGTGAGGGAGATCTTGATCTTGGACAATTGGGAAACTTGGGATTCGGCTTCTTCCAATTGGCGCAAGAGGTCGGAGTTTTCAATGGAAAGCTTCTTCTTGGCGGCATCGAAGTCGTTGAGGGTTCTGTTGGTTTCATCCAATTTGGATTGGACTTCGTTGAGGGTGTGTTGCAATTGCTTGGCAATCTTTTCTTGGGCAGCCTATATTTCAAACGATTGATAATGGGATAATTTATTAGTAACGAATAGAAATATTTGGGACAATGTAATTTTGTATTTGGCAATTGTGTGTACTATGtacaattagttttttgttagcAAGGATTCTACATATTTTGGCAAGGATTAGTGCGGTAGTAAagtattttcacaaatattctaCATGTTAAAATCACAGGCCTTATACAAGACAAGTCCTTGAGATTCATTAGATTCAAAGCAGAGCTATCAGAGATTTGTTCAAGAATCCTTCGGATTCCCAAACTGACTCTCTCAAATCTACAATAATAATCAGCAAAATGTACAGCGGCGTTTTTATTTCGTTTCTAATTAAAGGAGTCAAATGTATGTATACCTTCTCGTTGGTAATGTGGTCAACACCAGCGCGGAGATCGTTCAATTGACCGTAGTATTCGTTCTTCTCCTTTTCAGCCCTAGATTGGTGATaaagtaagtttttgttttagttagaATGTGTTAAATGTGTGTGTAGGGAAATATTAATCAAAGTAAAACGTTGCTTCTTGAAAATCCATCTTGTAGCCGTCGGAAGAGAAAGACAGAAATGCCGCTtttcaaatcttttttaaattgaattaaaggaatttattatactttgtttgtgtgtgtgtgatttttGGGAGGTTTTGTACAAAGAAGGGTTTTTATTGTGTAATTTGTGCAATATGTGTGATGATCCTCGAAAGGATTCATTACCTTATCACGAGCAAGTTGATCGCAGGCAGAACGAGTTTGGTTCAACTCATTGTGGCAAGTCTGGCGATCGTGTTCAGCCCTGTTATTATAGggagaaattttaagaaaattttaatatttgtttttcaaaaaaacacttAAGACACGTTCAACACAGACAAACACGACTGGCAGTACAAACATTACTTTCCACAGCTACAACTTTGGAAGAAACAAACTGAAAAGAAAGATTTCAAGTGATTAGAATACTTACTTAGCCTTCAATTTGTTGAGTTGATCAACTTGTTCGGCCATTTCAGCGATAGCATCGTTGTGCTTCTTGCGCAAGTTAGCCAAGGTAGATTCGTGTTGAATGTTGGCTTCTTCCAAGTCACGACGCAATTTGCTGAGTTCGGCTTCACGCTTCTTGTTGAGTTCAATTTGGGCAGAAGTAGCACCACCGGCTTCTTCAAGACGTTCACCCAATTCCTCCAATTCGCGAGCCAAATCAGCACGTTGTTTCTCAGCCTTGGCGCGAGCTTGACGTTCGGCTTCGACTTCTTCTTCCAATTCTTCGATGCGGGCTTGCAATTCCTTGATTTGGCGTTGGTGCTTGCTAACAACAACTTGTTCATCTTCCAATTTGGCGGTGATGGAGGACAATTCCTTGTCCTTGCGTTGGATGGTTTGTTCCAATTCCTTCTTGTTGCGTTCCAAATCGGAGACGGCTTCTTGGGTAAGTTTCAAGTCACCTTCAACCTTGCGCTTGGATTTCTCAATATCACCACGCAATTTCTTCTCGCGTTCCAAGGAGTCTTCCAATTCATCCAAGGTTTGTTCCAACTTAGCCTTGACCTTGTTTAAGTGGTTGATCTTGTCTTCGGCAGCTTGGAGTTCTTCACCAGTCTTCTGGTTGCTTTCACCTTGCATCTTCTTCTCCTTGTTCAACTTGTTGATGAGTTCGTCTTGGTGGGCGATTTCATCGTTCAAGTTGCGGATTTGGTGGTCCTTGGTGGCCTTATCTTGTTCAGCCTTTTGGACGTTCAATTCCAAGTCTTCAATGTCCTTCTTGAGGCCAGAGATTTCTTGGTCAGCCTTCTTCTTCTGTTGGAACAATTGGTTGCGGGCATCTTCCTCTTGAGTCAAGCGCTCTTGGATGTCCTATATGTATATGGGGTAAATAATAAATGTCGTGTGTGAGTGATATGAATTGGCTAAGATCTATATTTAGcacaaatcaaaaacaaaattgccataaattttgttattgggAAATCAAAGCACATAATTAgtcattttttctattaaattatgATTCCGTTCGTTGAGTTTTTGATGACCATATTTGCTTCACTGATTTCCACAATTCATTGACAATCTTGATTTTTtgcttgttttaatttttttttttaggaaatttgaaAATACTTACGCGCAATTGGTTTTCGAGGTCGTTCTTTTGAGCTTGGAGTTTAGCGCATCTTTCTTGGTAATCTTGCAAGGCACCCTTTTCACCAGACAAGGAGTCCAACAAGGCAGTCTTTTCAGCTAACAACTTAGCATTAAGGGCTTCCAATTCCTTGCGTACCTTAACTTCGGCAGCATGAGCTTCTTCAGCCTTCTTAGCCTTCTCTTCAAGACGCTGTAAATCAGAATTAGAAGATTTATTAGTGGTTTCAGATGTTGCAGCTTGTGGTGTTGGCATTGCTGGTTCGGGTTCTTGTAAAGGAGCTGGTGTCGTTTCTGCAGCCACTGGTTCTTCGGGTTTAATTtcagttgctgctgctgctgctgcagctgcTGGAGTTTCCTCAGCACTGGCAGTATCTGATTTTGCTTCAGCTGGTGGTGTAGCTGAGCCAACTTCTTCagatttttcacttttttcagattttttcgattttttcacttttttatcttcagccatttttaatgaatattattttgagattattgaataaatttgttttaattttacttttgcaaaattttttttgaaattgtttggtttttgtatttaaaattttatttgaattaattatCGTTTAAATTTGCTGCAGCTATAGTTGCTTGTTGTTCGTTTAAATCGTTTAGATGAAGTATGAATTATGTGTTCGCTTTAGCCCAGGTAACTATTAGATCCGTTTAGCTACTGGTCAACAACTGGAATGCTTGCAATTGCAAAGTGCTCGATgaattttcaaattcaaaattcaaattaattttaattagcaaCGCCCAACAATTATATCAAATCATATTGAATAATGttaatatgtgtgtgtgttgagTACTTACTCACAATTTATGCA of the Lucilia cuprina isolate Lc7/37 chromosome 2, ASM2204524v1, whole genome shotgun sequence genome contains:
- the LOC111678371 gene encoding myosin heavy chain, muscle isoform X23, which codes for MPRPIASQEDEDPTPYLFVSLEQRRIDQSKPYDSKKNCWVPDEKEGYLLGEIKATKGDIVSVGLPGGETKDFKKDQLQQVNPPKYEKAEDMSNLTYLNDASVLHNLRQRYYHKLIYTYSGLFCVAINPYKRYPVYTNRCAKMYRGKRRNEVPPHIFAISDGAYVDMLTNHVNQSMLITGESGAGKTENTKKVIAYFATVGASTKKDESQKNKGSLEDQVVQTNPVLEAFGNAKTVRNDNSSRFGKFIRIHFGPTGKLAGADIETYLLEKARVISQQSLERSYHIFYQIMSGSVPGVKEYCLLSNNIYDYHIVSQGKVTVASIDDADEFSLTDQAFDILGFTKQEKEDVYKITAAVMHMGGMKFKQRGREEQAEQDGEEEGGRVAKLFGCDTAELYKNLLKPRIKVGNEFVTQGRNVQQVTNSIGALCKGVFDRLFKWLVKKCNETLDTKQKRQHFIGVLDIAGFEIFDYNGFEQLCINFTNEKLQQFFNHHMFVLEQEEYQREGIEWTFIDFGMDLQMCIELIEKPMGILSILEEESMFPKATDQTFAEKLTNTHLGKSAPFQKPKPPKPGQQAAHFAIGHYAGVVAYNITGWLEKNKDPLNDTVVDQFKKSQNKLLVEIFADHPGQSGGGEQAKGGRGKKGGGFATVSSAYKEQLNSLMTTLRSTQPHFVRCIIPNEMKQPGVVDAHLVMHQLTCNGVLEGIRICRKGFPNRMVYADFKQRYQIMCPTLLKGVDKPMKATEIIIKYIDLPSDQYRLGNTKVFFRAGVLGQMEEFRDERLGKIMSWMQAWARGYLSRKGFKKLQEQRVALKVVQRNLRKYLQLRTWPWYKLWQKVKPLLNVSRVEDEIARLEEKAKKAEEAHAAEVKVRKELEALNAKLLAEKTALLDSLSGEKGALQDYQERCAKLQAQKNDLENQLRDIQERLTQEEDARNQLFQQKKKADQEISGLKKDIEDLELNVQKAEQDKATKDHQIRNLNDEIAHQDELINKLNKEKKMQGESNQKTGEELQAAEDKINHLNKVKAKLEQTLDELEDSLEREKKLRGDIEKSKRKVEGDLKLTQEAVSDLERNKKELEQTIQRKDKELSSITAKLEDEQVVVSKHQRQIKELQARIEELEEEVEAERQARAKAEKQRADLARELEELGERLEEAGGATSAQIELNKKREAELSKLRRDLEEANIQHESTLANLRKKHNDAIAEMAEQVDQLNKLKAKAEKEKNEYYGQLNDLRAGVDHITNEKAAQEKIAKQLQHTLNEVQSKLDETNRTLNDFDAAKKKLSIENSDLLRQLEEAESQVSQLSKIKISLTTQLEDTKRLADEEARERATLLGKFRNLEHDLDNLREQVEEEAEGKADLQRQLSKANAEAQIWRSKYESDGVARSEELEEAKRKLQARLAEAEETIESLNQKCIGLEKTKQRLSTEVEDLQLEVDRANAIANAAEKKQKAFDKIIGEWKLKVDDLAAELDASQKECRNYSTELFRLKGAYEEGQEQLEAVRRENKNLADEVKDLLDQIGEGGRNIHEIEKARKRLEAEKDELQAALEEAEAALEQEENKVLRAQLELSQVRQEIDRRIQEKEEEFENTRKNHQRALDSMQASLEAEAKGKAEALRMKKKLEADINELEIALDHANKANAEAQKNIKRYQQQLKDIQTALEEEQRARDDAREQLGISERRANALQNELEESRTLLEQADRGRRQAEQELADAHEQLNEVSAQNASISAAKRKLESELQTLHSDLDELLNEAKNSEEKAKKAMVDAARLADELRAEQDHAQTQEKLRKALEQQIKELQVRLDEAEANALKGGKKAIQKLEQRVRELENELDGEQRRHADAQKNLRKSERRVKELSFQSEEDRKNHERMQDLVDKLQQKIKTYKRQIEEAEEIAALNLAKFRKAQQELEEAEERADLAEQAISKFRAKGRAGSVGRGASPAPRAMSVRPQLDGMAFPPRFDLAPEDF